The following DNA comes from Streptococcus canis.
TGTATGTTAAGGCCGTTACCAAAACTACCGACACTAACGATCGTAAGATACGGTTTAAGATGTATTTTTTCATAGTTATCCTCAATAGTTCAAAAGAACTTTCTCAATTAAACGAGAAAGTTCTGTTTGAACATCGTTTTATTTTTCAACGTGATCAGCTAATTTCTCAGCATATTCTGCGTTTGACTTAGCCTTTGCTTTCAACCATTTTTCTTTTGCTTTTTCGTATTGTTTTGCTGTGACAGGTTTGTCTTGAAGTTTCATTCCTTTGTAATAATATACAGAAGCAGGACCTTTAGCACCTGCCCAGGCAAAGGCACCGCTAAATGGAACAGCTTTAGTAACTCGAGGAGTGCCACCCAATGCCACAACTGGAATATCTACAGCACTATCAGTAAGGTAGGCTTGTGCTTTTGCGTAAGCCTTGTAGCGCGCATCGTTGTCGTCTGTAATCGCTGCTGCTTCATCAAGTAAAGTTTGGTAGGTATCAAGGCCTGCAGCTGCCACAACATCTTTGCTTTCACCTGCTTTAATTCCAAGTTTTTGGATAACAGATCCACCATCCACTGGACTCATGATGTCAAGGTAGGTACGTGGGTCTTGGTAGTCTGGACCCCACCATGATGAAATGATGTCGTAGTCTTGTTGTTCTGGGGTCTCAGCATAGAAGCCTTGGGCTTCGTGAGTTGAGGTTTCTGTTTCAAGAACATTGACAATGACATTTTCTTTACCAAGAGATGCTTCAACGGATTGTTTGAAAGATTGGGCTTCCTGAACAGTTGCTGCGTTTGCTTGGTCAACAGGGTAATCTAATTGAACTGGGAAGGTTACCCCTTCAGCTGTAAGAGCTTCTTTGGCTTTTGCAAACTCAGCTTTTGCTTTTTCTGGATTATAAAATCCATCTTGAGCATCGTCTAAGTTAACGTCTTTCCACTCATCACCCATAGTAGCAAGGTCTTTTTCAACTTCTGAACCAAAGTCATTTTCCCCAATTGTCACAAAAGTTGGTGGCACAAGCATGTTACGTAAGGCTTTTGTTTTGGCATCTTGACCTGCAGTTTGTGCTTGGAATGACGCACGGTCGAAGGCAAACTGGATAGCTTGACGGAAGTCCTTGTTGTTAAGAGCTTTCTTACCAGCATCTTGTTGTGCAGGGTCTTTCTTAGTGTTTTTGAAGGAAGTACGGTTCAAGTTCCATGTTAAATGACGAATATCACCAGTCAACATGCCATAAGTAATGTTATCAGCATAGTTTTTCTTAGCTGATTTGTAAGTAGGGTCATTTGGATAAAGTCGTGCAACAGTGAACTCACCCTTGTCAAAGTTCTTGTAGAAAGAGCCTGGGTCTGAACCATCTGAGTAAGTCAATTTAACAGATTCTATCCCAACATTCTTAGCATCCCAGTAGTTTTCATTTTTATGAAATTCCATAGATGATTTTGAGGTGAAGGCACTCAAGAAGTAAGCACCGTTAACTAGGATTGACGATGGGTCTGTTGTTCCAAAATCTTTACCTTGTGATTTCAAGAATTTTTCATTGACTGGGAAAAGAACACTGTAAGTTGTTTTGGAGTTCCAATAACTTTCAGGTTTGTTCAAGGTGTATTGAACGGTTTTGTCGTCAAGGGCTTTAACACCAACCTCTTTGAAATCGACTTCACCATTTTTATAAGCTTTTAGGTTTTTGATGGAATCTTCAACAACATATAAAGCTTCAGACTTG
Coding sequences within:
- a CDS encoding peptide ABC transporter substrate-binding protein; this encodes MKKSRWLATLGVAVLSVSVLAACGSKNASGGSDATKTYKYVFVNDPKSLDYILSNGGGTTDVATQMVDGLLENDKYGNLVPSLAKDWKVSKDGLTYTYTLRDGVSWYTADGEEYAPVTAEDFVTGLKHAVDGKSEALYVVEDSIKNLKAYKNGEVDFKEVGVKALDDKTVQYTLNKPESYWNSKTTYSVLFPVNEKFLKSQGKDFGTTDPSSILVNGAYFLSAFTSKSSMEFHKNENYWDAKNVGIESVKLTYSDGSDPGSFYKNFDKGEFTVARLYPNDPTYKSAKKNYADNITYGMLTGDIRHLTWNLNRTSFKNTKKDPAQQDAGKKALNNKDFRQAIQFAFDRASFQAQTAGQDAKTKALRNMLVPPTFVTIGENDFGSEVEKDLATMGDEWKDVNLDDAQDGFYNPEKAKAEFAKAKEALTAEGVTFPVQLDYPVDQANAATVQEAQSFKQSVEASLGKENVIVNVLETETSTHEAQGFYAETPEQQDYDIISSWWGPDYQDPRTYLDIMSPVDGGSVIQKLGIKAGESKDVVAAAGLDTYQTLLDEAAAITDDNDARYKAYAKAQAYLTDSAVDIPVVALGGTPRVTKAVPFSGAFAWAGAKGPASVYYYKGMKLQDKPVTAKQYEKAKEKWLKAKAKSNAEYAEKLADHVEK